One segment of Phaeacidiphilus oryzae TH49 DNA contains the following:
- the bioD gene encoding dethiobiotin synthase: MVRGVVVVSGTGTEVGKTVVTAGLAACALRAGLRVAVLKPAQTGVREGEPGDVAEVRRLAGSEVTGVELGRFPDPLAPATAARRAGLPYVTPRQVAEAAGKLAAGHDLVLVEGAGGLLVRFDGDGGTLADAAGMLAAPVVVVAEAGLGTLNATALTAEALRGRGLACAGVVIGCWPSEPGLAERCNVAELGVVAGAPLGGVVPSGVGGLASGAFRRAAPGWFVRGLGGAAGAFG; the protein is encoded by the coding sequence ATGGTGCGTGGGGTCGTCGTGGTGAGCGGGACGGGGACGGAAGTCGGGAAGACCGTCGTCACCGCGGGACTGGCGGCCTGCGCCCTGCGGGCGGGGCTGCGGGTGGCCGTGCTGAAGCCGGCGCAGACGGGGGTGCGGGAGGGCGAGCCGGGGGACGTCGCGGAGGTGCGGCGGCTGGCGGGTTCGGAGGTGACGGGGGTCGAGCTGGGGCGGTTCCCGGATCCGCTGGCGCCGGCGACGGCGGCGCGGCGGGCCGGGCTGCCGTATGTGACCCCGCGTCAGGTGGCCGAGGCCGCCGGGAAGTTGGCGGCCGGGCACGATCTCGTGCTGGTGGAGGGGGCCGGCGGGCTGCTGGTGCGGTTCGACGGGGACGGGGGGACGCTGGCCGACGCGGCGGGGATGCTGGCGGCGCCGGTGGTGGTGGTCGCCGAGGCGGGGCTGGGGACGCTGAATGCCACCGCGCTGACGGCGGAGGCGCTGCGCGGGCGGGGGCTGGCCTGTGCGGGGGTGGTGATCGGATGCTGGCCGTCGGAGCCGGGGTTGGCGGAGCGCTGCAATGTCGCCGAGCTGGGGGTGGTGGCGGGCGCGCCGCTGGGCGGGGTGGTGCCGAGCGGGGTCGGCGGACTGGCGTCCGGGGCGTTTCGGCGCGCCGCGCCGGGGTGGTTCGTACGGGGGCTGGGCGGGGCGGCGGGCGCGTTCGGTTAA